The Paenibacillus polymyxa M1 DNA segment GCTCCGAATAATATGGGAATAGACGTTGGGAACACAAAGGTCGTGCCCACATATACACACAGCGCAGCAACAGCCATTAACCCAGCATAGATGGCAATTAACTTGCCCAAAGCCTGGTGGTCATGCCCCTGCGCACCGATCTTGGGAATAAAGGCCGCGATCAGGCTGTAGGAAACGTAATAGACCAATTGGCTGTACTTCAGCGCAATGGCATAGCTGCTGGCTTGCTCGGGAAAGTAATGCTGTACATACAACATGTCGATGGAGATACAAAATAGAATGAATAAATTCGTCATAAGGCTATCGGTAAAATCCTGACCTAGCGACTTCCATAACCCAGAAGGGATACGTTCTCCACTGTGTGTAGATAAGGATACGCCACGAGCCGAAACGATCCAGCCGTGAAGCAGCGACAGCAACATTCCTCCGCAATTTGCCAACAGTAGCGCTTCCAGCTTTAAACCTAGTGCGGCCAGGACAAAAAACAGGCTCAGTTTCCCTAATACCTCAATGTAATAATTCACATTGAGCGCTAGCATGCGTTCCCTACCGTGTAAATCTCCGCGGCATGAACTCACGAGAATATGCAATCCGATCAAGGCATACAGCATGAACAGTGGGCCAGACTCAACACCCAATAGCGAGTGCAGCAACGGATGAACGGAAAGTAAAATGATCATGGCAAGCACAGTTAGCACTAGAGGTGCTTTTAGTAATAGAGAACCGAGCGGTAAGCTGCGTAGCGGAAGTTTCTTGTCACCCTTGGATACCAGCTTGGCGGTTAATAGCTGGATGGATAAGCCCAAAACGGACAGCAGTGCAAAGAGGGCCAGCAGCGCGTTCGCCTGACCATAGGCTTGTCCGGTAAGATACCAGCTCGCTGCAATGTGGAAGAAAAAATTAAATCCGTTAAGCAGCACATTAAAGAGGGGAAACATCAACGAACGCAGTCGGTTGTTCACGTGGTTATCTCACCCGCCGATCCAGTCGCCAAATCTCAATGATAGAGCGCAAAAAACGAATGGAATCTTTCCAGACATGAATGTGCGAGCCATCTCGGTCAATGCATTTGACGGGTAATTGCAGCACACGAAGCTGAAGTCGCTTGGCAATAAACATCATCTCCAGATCCAGCGCCAGTCCGAGTTGTTCCTTCAAATGTGGAAACATCCGCTTCACGGCAACCGAACTCATCACTTTAAGACCCGTCTGGGAATCTACCACACCTGTTGGTAAAAAGGGGCGAGAAACGACCCTTTTGCCAAAGCTGACGATAGATCGCAATAAAGAGCGATTCTCGGCGGTCATATCTTTGGTTCCAATCACAACATCATAGTAGCCCTGCTGAACAACATTAATCATTCTGGCAATGTCCTCAATAAAAAAGGAATCGTCCGCGTCCACAAATACGTAGTAATCCGCACCGATGGTCCGCATTCCTTCGAGATACGTCCCTGCCTTACGCGTATTGCGTCCCAATTCCCTTGTTTGAAGCAGCGGACTCAGGTTCTGGTTAATCCGGTTTACGGACAAGTCCGTTGCCGCCTCCAGCGCTTTAATCAAGGCATTCGTGCCATCGTGACTACCATCATCAATGAGATAAATCGAACCCTCTATAATATGGCTACGGATAAAGGTTTGCAGTCGCTCAGCAAAGGTTTTGACATGAACAAAACGTTTCTCTTCGTTATATACAGATAAGATGAATGCAACATGTTGGCTTTTGGTCGAATACTCGGGATAGAGCAAGCTTTGTATTTCAGAAATGATTTCTTCGGTATCATTGGCTTGCCAAAATAGCAGACGCAATCGGCCTACTCCGATAATTTGCACCATATGCTGATCACTGAACGGAAAGGTTACATCCGTCACCAATAGCAATGGCATTTGCGGAAATTGGCTACGGATCTGATTAGCTTTCCGCACGGCTTGCCCCGGCTCCCTATAATCAATCAGGCAGCAACATGCATCCTCGTAGACTGAAGCGGTCTCCGTGTCCTCGCACTGTATATATTGGTAAAAACAAATCACATTGGGATAATCAATAGCCCTGTTGTTATCGCTAAAAATGGCTATAGGTCCCTGCACACAAACCTCTCCTTTTCCTCCGAATAATTCTATTTTGTTGAAAAAGAATTAAAAATGTTTGCTTAGCAAGATTAAATTAATGTCCAAATACTTCATATTTTCTTAACAAAATAGCTCACATCCCTTGATATATAAACATTTAAGAGAAGAAAAATCTATTTTCATATTTGATAAAAACAGAGTATTTGGACCTGATTCATTAGGACTATAAACATGCGATTTACAAGATGAATCCGAAATTAAAATTAGTTCTATAGGATTAATAAGAAGATATATATAAGGTCTTTTTGTCATAGATAAATAGAAGAATAAAACCAATTTGCATGTCCATACTATGGACAACATGTCATCTTTCATCATGAATAATTATCAAAATACAGGGAAAGAAGGTCTTTTTATGGAAGCATTCCATGTCAATCGTGATGGGTCATTATCTACTCCCTTACGAGGAAAGGACGTGCTAGCAAACCCTCTTTTGAACAAAGGAGTGGCATTTACAGAAGAAGAACGCAAAGAACTGGGCCTGGAAGGAATTCTTCCTCCCACTGTCCTTTCATTGGAGAAACAGAGCGTTCGGGCATATCAGCAATTCTTGGCACAACCCACCATGCTGCGTAAAAATGCTTCACTTAACGACCTTCACAATCGAAATATCGTACTCTACTATCAACTGCTAACCGACCATTTGAGTGAAATGCTGCCCGTAGTCTACACACCGACTGTAGGAACCGCCATTCAAGAATACAGCCATGAGTACAACCGCCCTGGGGGCGTATATTTATCGATAGATAATCCGAACGGTATTGGACAGGCGTTTTATAATTCCGGTTTGAGTAGTGAGGATGTTGACCTGATCGTCGTGACGGATTCAGAAAGTATTTTGGGAATTGGTGACTGGGGTGTCGG contains these protein-coding regions:
- a CDS encoding O-antigen transporter; amino-acid sequence: MNNRLRSLMFPLFNVLLNGFNFFFHIAASWYLTGQAYGQANALLALFALLSVLGLSIQLLTAKLVSKGDKKLPLRSLPLGSLLLKAPLVLTVLAMIILLSVHPLLHSLLGVESGPLFMLYALIGLHILVSSCRGDLHGRERMLALNVNYYIEVLGKLSLFFVLAALGLKLEALLLANCGGMLLSLLHGWIVSARGVSLSTHSGERIPSGLWKSLGQDFTDSLMTNLFILFCISIDMLYVQHYFPEQASSYAIALKYSQLVYYVSYSLIAAFIPKIGAQGHDHQALGKLIAIYAGLMAVAALCVYVGTTFVFPTSIPILFGASYQSAEVYIPWGGWVYWLFSIVMFFVHVHVLVGRRKFIFSLVAGAAVLVAAFHMSHTDPVDFLLSEFIVYGAMSLYFVIDAYIYLFKIKIRGDSPHEYHT
- a CDS encoding glycosyltransferase, with translation MQGPIAIFSDNNRAIDYPNVICFYQYIQCEDTETASVYEDACCCLIDYREPGQAVRKANQIRSQFPQMPLLLVTDVTFPFSDQHMVQIIGVGRLRLLFWQANDTEEIISEIQSLLYPEYSTKSQHVAFILSVYNEEKRFVHVKTFAERLQTFIRSHIIEGSIYLIDDGSHDGTNALIKALEAATDLSVNRINQNLSPLLQTRELGRNTRKAGTYLEGMRTIGADYYVFVDADDSFFIEDIARMINVVQQGYYDVVIGTKDMTAENRSLLRSIVSFGKRVVSRPFLPTGVVDSQTGLKVMSSVAVKRMFPHLKEQLGLALDLEMMFIAKRLQLRVLQLPVKCIDRDGSHIHVWKDSIRFLRSIIEIWRLDRRVR